A stretch of Chiloscyllium plagiosum isolate BGI_BamShark_2017 chromosome 6, ASM401019v2, whole genome shotgun sequence DNA encodes these proteins:
- the dcun1d5 gene encoding DCN1-like protein 5 isoform X2: MPVKKKRKSSGSEDASMKKCRISRVQTASRLISDDSFSSKKCLAWFYEYAGADEVVGPEGMEKFCEDIGVEPENIIMLVLAWKLEAQNMGFFTKEEWLKGMTSLQCDCTERLQGKFDYLRSQLNDLSAFKQIYRYAFDFARDKDQRSLDIDTAKSMLALLLGRTWALFSAFYQFLEQSKYRVMNKDQWFNVLEFSRTVLADLSNYDEDGAWPVLLDEFVEWQKTRQSS, encoded by the exons ATGCCTGTTAAGAAGAAGAGAAAATCTTCAGGGTCAGAAGACGCCAGCATGAAAAAATGTAGAATAAGCAG AGTGCAGACGGCATCTAGATTAATAAGTGATGACAGTTTTTCAAGCAAAAAGTGCCTCGCTTGGTTTTATGAATATGCAG GAGCCGATGAAGTTGTTGGTCCTGAAGGAATGGAAAAGTTTTGTGAAGATATAGGCGTGGAGCCTGAAAAT ATTATAATGTTAGTATTAGCATGGAAACTAGAAGCTCAGAACATGGGATTTTTCACTAAAGAAGAATGGCTGAAAGGAATGACCTCATTACA ATGTGACTGTACAGAAAGGTTGCAGGGCAAATTTGACTACTTGCGCTCACAACTGAATGACCTGTCAGCTTTCAAACAAATTTACAGATATGCCTTTGATTTTGCTAGG GATAAAGACCAACGTAGCCTTGATATTGATACCGCTAAGTCAATGTTAGCTTTGCTCTTAGGAAGAACGTGGGCACTGTTCTCAGCATTTTATCAATTTTTGGag CAATCAAAATACAGAGTTATGAATAAAGATCAGTGGTTCAATGTATTGGAGTTCAGCCGAACTGTGCTTGCAGACCTGAGCAACTATGATGAAGATGGTGCAT GGCCAGTGCTGCTTGATGAATTTGTTGAGTGGCAGAAGACCAGGCAGTCGTCATAA
- the dcun1d5 gene encoding DCN1-like protein 5 isoform X1, with amino-acid sequence MPVKKKRKSSGSEDASMKKCRISSFCRVQTASRLISDDSFSSKKCLAWFYEYAGADEVVGPEGMEKFCEDIGVEPENIIMLVLAWKLEAQNMGFFTKEEWLKGMTSLQCDCTERLQGKFDYLRSQLNDLSAFKQIYRYAFDFARDKDQRSLDIDTAKSMLALLLGRTWALFSAFYQFLEQSKYRVMNKDQWFNVLEFSRTVLADLSNYDEDGAWPVLLDEFVEWQKTRQSS; translated from the exons ATGCCTGTTAAGAAGAAGAGAAAATCTTCAGGGTCAGAAGACGCCAGCATGAAAAAATGTAGAATAAGCAG TTTCTGTAGAGTGCAGACGGCATCTAGATTAATAAGTGATGACAGTTTTTCAAGCAAAAAGTGCCTCGCTTGGTTTTATGAATATGCAG GAGCCGATGAAGTTGTTGGTCCTGAAGGAATGGAAAAGTTTTGTGAAGATATAGGCGTGGAGCCTGAAAAT ATTATAATGTTAGTATTAGCATGGAAACTAGAAGCTCAGAACATGGGATTTTTCACTAAAGAAGAATGGCTGAAAGGAATGACCTCATTACA ATGTGACTGTACAGAAAGGTTGCAGGGCAAATTTGACTACTTGCGCTCACAACTGAATGACCTGTCAGCTTTCAAACAAATTTACAGATATGCCTTTGATTTTGCTAGG GATAAAGACCAACGTAGCCTTGATATTGATACCGCTAAGTCAATGTTAGCTTTGCTCTTAGGAAGAACGTGGGCACTGTTCTCAGCATTTTATCAATTTTTGGag CAATCAAAATACAGAGTTATGAATAAAGATCAGTGGTTCAATGTATTGGAGTTCAGCCGAACTGTGCTTGCAGACCTGAGCAACTATGATGAAGATGGTGCAT GGCCAGTGCTGCTTGATGAATTTGTTGAGTGGCAGAAGACCAGGCAGTCGTCATAA